The Siansivirga zeaxanthinifaciens CC-SAMT-1 region CGTTGTGCCGCTTTAATTAAACCTAAATTACCTTCGTTAATTAAATCTGGTAAGGTTAACCCTTGGTTTTGGTATTGCTTAGCTACCGACACAACAAAACGTAAATTAGCTTTCGTTAATTTTTCTAAAGCCACTTGATCTCCGGCTTTAATACGCTGTGCTAATTCTACTTCTTCGTCTGCGGTAATTAAGTCAACTTTTCCTATTTCTTGAAGATATTTGTCTAACGAAGCGGTTTCTCTATTGGTTACCTGCTTCGTAATTTTAAGTTGTCTCATCTGGTATTCTCCTGTAAATTTAAAATGAATAATGGTATTCAGTAGTTATACGTAAGCATAACTGTTTTTGTTACAAAAAAATGTTTTTATTTTCTTGTATTTTTTTTTTTCGACACTAACAAAGGTTAAAAGTCACTTAAAACAAATAAAACCATTTAGGGATTATTAAATTTTAATAAGGTGTTTTTGTGTAAGATTTACGGCGTCTAACATGTCTTGAGTATATTTATAATGACCACGAACGGTAATAACTTTAAATCGGGACGCATTAATTTTACTCAATGTATTTAAAAAAAGCCATTTAGATTTTAAAAGTCTGGGTTTTGTAGATTTTAAGCTAATATCAAAATAATATTTCCTACCTTCTTTAGTTGCCACAACATCGGGTGTAATAGAAATATCGCTACCAGATTTTGTATATGATTTAGGTGTTTCATAACCATCTAAATCTGCTTTAATATTTTCAAAACCACGGTTTTCTAAATAGGTAATGGAGTTCTCTAAAATGTCTGAATGTTTTTCTTTATCTGCGTATATCATAACTCATAATATAATGAAAATGAGCTAAAAAGCAAATTTTTAACAGGTTTTAACGTTTTGTATGAGTTAATGTTTTCGAGATATTATTCGAGTTTACAATAATGATTCTTTTTTTTATTCAATTAATGAAAAATTAGAATAGATTATTATTGTGTTGTTTAACTTGAAATTTACCAACGAATGTGTAATAAATAAAAAAACCTCGTAAATATGATTACGAGGTTTAGTTTTATAAAGTTTAAAAAAGAAATTAATCCTCTTTTTTGTCTTCTCTAGGTCTTCTGTCATCACGACGATTATCACGTCCGCGATTATCTCTACCTCTGTTATCACGTCCACCACGATCGTTGTTATCTCTTGGTGGTCTAGCAACATATCCTTCTGGTTTCTCTAGTAATGCTTTACGAGATACTTTTTCTTTACGTGTTTTAGGATCGACTCCAAAGTATTTCACGTTAAAAACATCGCCCATATTAACAACATCGGTAACATTTTCAGTACGTTCCCAAGCTAGTTCACTTACGTGTAATAAAACCTCATTTCCTGGAGCTTGTGTATATTCTACAACCGCACCAAAATCTAACATTTTAATAACTTTAACTTCGTAAGTACCACCAACTTCTGGTTTAAACATTAAAGAATCAATTTTTGCTAATACAGCATCAATACCATCTTGGTTCGTTCCTAAAATTTCAACAATACCTTCCTCTGTTACAGGATCTTCATTAATTACAATAGTAGTTTTAGTAGCTTTTTGTAACTCTTGAATTACTTTTCCTCCAGGTCCAATTAAAGCACCAATGTAAGCGTTAGGAATTATTCTTGTAATCATTTTAGGAGCGTGTGGTTTCACATCGGCATTTGGTTGCGCAATAGTTTCAACCAGTTTTCCTAAAATATGTAAACGTCCAGCTTGAGCTTGTTTAAGTGCATTTACCAGAATTTCATAAGACAATCCTTTAACTTTAATGTCCATTTGGCAAGCCGTAATACCATCGGCAGTACCTGTAACTTTAAAGTCCATGTCACCTAAATGATCTTCATCACCTAAAATATCAGATAATACAGCGTATTTTCCAGTTTCAGTGTCTGTAATTAAACCCATTGCAATACCAGAAACAGGTTTTTTCATTGGTACACCAGCATCCATAAGTGCCATTGTACCAGCACAAACCGTTGCCATAGACGATGATCCGTTACTTTCTAATACTTCAGAAACAACTCTTACAGTATAAGCATAATCATCTGGAATCATCCCTTTTAAAGCACGTTGTGCTAAGTTTCCGTGACCAACTTCACGACGCGACGTTCCTCTTAGAGGACGTGCTTCACCAGTTGAAAAAGGAGGGAAGTTATAATGTAAATAGAAACGCTCTTCACCTTCAAACGATGGCATATCTATTTGGTTTGCTTCTCTGGAAGTACCTAATGTAACTGTGGCTAATGCTTGCGTTTCTCCACGAGTAAATATAGACGAACCGTGTGTAGAAGGTAAATAATCTACCTCACACCATATAGGTCTAATATCTGTAGTTTTACGTCCGTCTAAACGTAAACCTTCATTTAATGTTAGGTCTCTAACGGCTTTTTTCTCTGCTTTGTAGAAATATTTAGAAACTAGATCTCCAAAATCTTCTAATTCTTCTTCAGTAAAGTTAGCTTTAACTTCTTCTTTAATAGCTTCAAAAGCAGCACTACGTTCGTGTTTAGAAGACGCTTTTTTCGCTACAGCATAAACTTTATCGTAAGTTAAATCTAGAACTTTTTTTGCAAGCGCTTCATCTTCACGTTCTGGCTCATATTCGCGAGTTTCTTTTTTACCAAAAGCCTCAGCAAGTTTTACTTGAGCAGCACATTGTACTTTAATGGCATCGTGAGCAAATTTAATAGCTTCAACCATTTCTTCTTCCGAAATCTCTTTCATTTCACCTTCAACCATCATAACAGAATCGGCAGAAGCACCAATAACCATATCAAAATCAGATTGCTCTAATTGTGCAAAGGTTGGATTTATAATAAATTGACCATCAATACGGCCAACACGAACTTCAGAAATAGGCGTTTCAAAAGGCACATCACTTAATTGGATAGCAGCAGAAGCAGCTAAACCAGCTAAAGCATCGGGCATAACGTTTTCATCATGAGACATTAACTGTATCATAACTTGTGTTTCTGCATGGTAATCTTTTGGGAATAACGGACGTAAAACACGGTCTACCAAACGCATTGTTAACACCTCGCCATCACTAGGTCTTGCTTCTCTTTTAAAGAAACCACCAGGGTAACGACCTGCAGCAGCAAATTTCTCGCGATAATCTACTGTTAACGGTAAGAAATCTATACCAGGACTTGCACTATAGTTAGAAACAACTGTACATAACAACATACAATTTCCCGACTGAACAACAACAGAACCATGTGCCTGCTTTGCTAATTTTCCGGTTTCGAGAGAAATAGTTCTACCGTCACCAAGGTCAATAACCTCCTTAAAAACTTTTGGAATCATAATTTTTTTAATTCTAATTAAACAATGGTCGTTGTGTTGTTGTGTGTAGTTGTTGTGTGACCAATGAAAAACCGTAATTAGCTTCTTCAATTCGAAAATTTATACTCTTTTTCGATAGAGTTAATTTTTATGGCGTTCCCTAATCCTGAAAAAAGTTCAGGAATTAGGTCGGGCTTTTCGCTATATCTTTTTTAATTTCAACCACTTGCCAAGGCTGCGTGTTTAAAATTAAAAAAGGATGCCGCTGCAATCCCTAACGCAAAAACAAAAAAGAGGCCATAAAGCCTCTTTTTATTATTTTCTTAATCCTAATTCTTTTACGATTGCACGATATCTTAAGATATCTTTCTTCGTTAAGTAATCTAGTAAAGCACGACGCTTACCTACTAGTTTTACTAAAGAACGCTCAGTATTATAATCTTTACGATTCTTTTTTAAGTGCTCTGTTAAGTGATTAATTCTGTGCGTAAATAACGCGATTTGTCCTTCTGCACTTCCAGTATCGTTTGCTCCTTTACCGTGTTTTGCGAAGATTTCTTCTTTTACTTCTTTTGCTAAATACATGCTAATATTATTGTAAATAATTGTTATGTAACCGAAAGGCTATCTTTCGAGCGGCAAATATAATGCTTTTAAGTTGAAAGTTGAAAACTTTGTTGGCTTTATTTCCACTTAAAACTAAAGTTAATACTTAGGCTCTTAAAGGCTGATTTAATATTAAATCTAAATATTGATTTACCTTATTTTTTAGTTGTTTTCTAACAGTAATAAAATCTAGAAAACCATGTTCTAATAAAAACTCGGCAGTTTGGAAACCTTCAGGTAGTTCTTTTCCTGTGGTATCTCTAACAATTCTAGGTCCTGCAAAACCAATTAAAGCACCAGGCTCGCTAATATTTATATCACCTAACATAGCAAAAGAGGCAGTTGTACCACCTGTTGTTGGGTCGGTACATAAGGAAATGTAAGGTATTTGGGCATCGGCTAATTGTGCTAATTTTACAGATGTTTTAGCCAATTGCATTAACGATAATGCGGCTTCCATCATACGAGCACCACCAGACTTAGAGATAACCATTAATGGGATGTTGTTTTTTAGAGAATAATCGGCTGCACGTGCAATTTTTTCACCTACAACGCTACCCATCGATCCGCCAATAAAAGCAAAATCCATACAGGCAACTACTAAATCTTTCCCTTTAGATTTGCCAACCCCAACGCGCACGGCATCTTTTAAATTTGTTTTATTTTGTGCCGCTTTTAAACGGTCTGGATATTTTTTTGTATCCACAAATTTAAGCGGATCTTTAGATTCTAAATTAGCATCTAATTCTTTAAATTCATTATTATCAAAAAGAATTTCAAAATATTCTTTACTTCCAATACGAACATGATAGCCATCTTCCGGACTTACGTAAAAGTTTTTTTCTAATTCTTCGGCATCAACTATTTTACCAGTTGGAGATTTGTACCACAACCCTTTAGGGGTGTCTTTTTTCTCTTCTGTAGTTGTTGTAATTCCTGCTGTTTTTCTCTTAAACCAAGACATATTGATTTGCTATTTTTAGTTTATACCGACCTTGTTTTTTAAGTCAGAGTTGGTTGAATTTTAAATTTTAAGTTACAAAAAAACCGGTATTGGTTTTCTATATTTGGCATAAAGCCTGTTGGCAAAATTAAGTCTTTTTTTAATTTTGAGGTAATACGAAGAGGCTTTTATTCTTGATTTTTTTTAATTTTTTTTGAAAAACCATCGTTTTTGTGAGGGTTTTAAGCAAAAAAAAAGCTTTGCGTAAACAAAGCCTTTTTTTAAGTAATTTATTTTTATAACGTATTTACGTTGTTTAAATCTTCAAATGCTTGTTTTAAACGCTCTATAAAAGTTACTTCACCAGAACGTAACCAAACACGTGGATCGTAATATTTTTTGTTTGGAGAATCTTCGCCTTCAGGATTTCCAATTTGACCTTTTAAATACGCTGCTTTTTCACTCATATAATCACGAATACCAGACATGAAAGCATATTGTAAATCGGTATCAATATTCATTTTTACAACACCGTAGCTTATTCCTTCGCGAATTTCTTCAACCGTCGATCCAGAACCACCATGGAATACGAAATCTATATGGTTATGTCCAACACCGTATTTTTCTGAAATATAATCTTGTGAGTTTTTTAAGATTTTCGGAGTTAATTTCACATTTCCTGGTTTGTAAACACCATGTACGTTACCAAAAGCAGCTGCAATAGTAAACTGGTCACTTACTTTGCTTAATTCTTCGTAAGCATATGCTACTTCTTCTGGTTGTGTGTATAGTTTAGAGTCGTCTACATCACTGTTGTCAACGCCATCTTCTTCACCACCTGTAATACCTAATTCTATTTCTAAAGTCATGCCCATTTTAGACATTCTTTCTAAATAAGTTTTGCAAATTTCAATGTTTTCTTCAATTGGCTCTTCAGAAAGGTCAATCATATGCGAACTAAATAAAGATTTTCCTGTTTCAGCATAGTGTTTTTCACTCGCATCAAGTAAACCGTCAATCCAAGGTAAAAGTTTTTTAGCACAGTGGTCTGTATGTAATATTACAGGCACGCCATAAGCTTCAGCTAAAGTATGAACGTGTTTTGCTCCAGCAATAGCACCGGCTATGGCTGCTTTTTGACCTTCATTGCTTAATCCTTTTCCTGCGTTGAATTGAGCACCTCCGTTAGAAAATTGAATAATTACGGGAGCATTTAAAGCTGCAGCAGTTTCTAAAACGCCGTTTATTGTATCAGATCCTATTACGTTTACGGCTGGTAATGCAAATCCTTTTTCTTTAGCAAGTTTAAAAATGGCTTGCACTTCTTTGCCTGTAGCAACTCCTGGTTTAATGTTGTGTCCCATATTGTATTGAATTTTTGTTTTTAGTTTGTATGATTCAAAAGTAATCAATTTTTGAATAAATATGCTTGGTTTTTAGTCTTGAAATTAGAAAAACTATACTAAAACGTTATAGTTTTTTTAATAAAAACACGATTAAAATGGATAGTTTATACCTATGTTATAAACGGCATTCGCAAAATTATAGTCATTAAACCATCTGTTTTGATCTTGGTAGGCTGGGTCGTAGGTTTTAAATCCTACATCGAATCTAAAAACAAAGAAATTAAAATCGTATCGCAATCCAAAACCAGTACCAATAGCAATATTTTCTAACGATTTCAATCCCTTAAAAGAGGTGTTTTCATTGAAAAGGAAATCGTATACTTTAGAAAATTCACCTACATTCCAAATGTTTCCAGCATCAACAAATACGGCGCCTTCAAAAGCTCCAAAAAGTTTAACGCGATGTTCTAAGTTAAATGCTAATTTAAAATTAGCCTCGTTAAAATCGTTAAAATTGTTGCTGTCTCCAGGTCCTAATCCGTAAGGTTTCCATGCCCTGTTATCGTTCGCTCCACCTGCAAAGTAACTTTTCGAAAATGGAATTGTTGTAGAATTACCTAATGGAATACCAATTCCTGCAAACGCTCTAAAAGCAAGTGTGTTAGAATCGTTTAAATTAAAATATTTTATATACGTTAAATCTGTTTTAATGTAT contains the following coding sequences:
- the fbaA gene encoding class II fructose-bisphosphate aldolase; this encodes MGHNIKPGVATGKEVQAIFKLAKEKGFALPAVNVIGSDTINGVLETAAALNAPVIIQFSNGGAQFNAGKGLSNEGQKAAIAGAIAGAKHVHTLAEAYGVPVILHTDHCAKKLLPWIDGLLDASEKHYAETGKSLFSSHMIDLSEEPIEENIEICKTYLERMSKMGMTLEIELGITGGEEDGVDNSDVDDSKLYTQPEEVAYAYEELSKVSDQFTIAAAFGNVHGVYKPGNVKLTPKILKNSQDYISEKYGVGHNHIDFVFHGGSGSTVEEIREGISYGVVKMNIDTDLQYAFMSGIRDYMSEKAAYLKGQIGNPEGEDSPNKKYYDPRVWLRSGEVTFIERLKQAFEDLNNVNTL
- the rpsO gene encoding 30S ribosomal protein S15 produces the protein MYLAKEVKEEIFAKHGKGANDTGSAEGQIALFTHRINHLTEHLKKNRKDYNTERSLVKLVGKRRALLDYLTKKDILRYRAIVKELGLRK
- the accD gene encoding acetyl-CoA carboxylase, carboxyltransferase subunit beta, which translates into the protein MSWFKRKTAGITTTTEEKKDTPKGLWYKSPTGKIVDAEELEKNFYVSPEDGYHVRIGSKEYFEILFDNNEFKELDANLESKDPLKFVDTKKYPDRLKAAQNKTNLKDAVRVGVGKSKGKDLVVACMDFAFIGGSMGSVVGEKIARAADYSLKNNIPLMVISKSGGARMMEAALSLMQLAKTSVKLAQLADAQIPYISLCTDPTTGGTTASFAMLGDINISEPGALIGFAGPRIVRDTTGKELPEGFQTAEFLLEHGFLDFITVRKQLKNKVNQYLDLILNQPLRA
- a CDS encoding polyribonucleotide nucleotidyltransferase, which produces MIPKVFKEVIDLGDGRTISLETGKLAKQAHGSVVVQSGNCMLLCTVVSNYSASPGIDFLPLTVDYREKFAAAGRYPGGFFKREARPSDGEVLTMRLVDRVLRPLFPKDYHAETQVMIQLMSHDENVMPDALAGLAASAAIQLSDVPFETPISEVRVGRIDGQFIINPTFAQLEQSDFDMVIGASADSVMMVEGEMKEISEEEMVEAIKFAHDAIKVQCAAQVKLAEAFGKKETREYEPEREDEALAKKVLDLTYDKVYAVAKKASSKHERSAAFEAIKEEVKANFTEEELEDFGDLVSKYFYKAEKKAVRDLTLNEGLRLDGRKTTDIRPIWCEVDYLPSTHGSSIFTRGETQALATVTLGTSREANQIDMPSFEGEERFYLHYNFPPFSTGEARPLRGTSRREVGHGNLAQRALKGMIPDDYAYTVRVVSEVLESNGSSSMATVCAGTMALMDAGVPMKKPVSGIAMGLITDTETGKYAVLSDILGDEDHLGDMDFKVTGTADGITACQMDIKVKGLSYEILVNALKQAQAGRLHILGKLVETIAQPNADVKPHAPKMITRIIPNAYIGALIGPGGKVIQELQKATKTTIVINEDPVTEEGIVEILGTNQDGIDAVLAKIDSLMFKPEVGGTYEVKVIKMLDFGAVVEYTQAPGNEVLLHVSELAWERTENVTDVVNMGDVFNVKYFGVDPKTRKEKVSRKALLEKPEGYVARPPRDNNDRGGRDNRGRDNRGRDNRRDDRRPREDKKED